A region of Deltaproteobacteria bacterium DNA encodes the following proteins:
- the pyrF gene encoding orotidine-5'-phosphate decarboxylase has translation MKQARNRLIFALDVPDLYEAERYLRILRDRVGLFKVGKELFTHAGPRVVEMIGEMGQRTFLDLKFHDIPNTVGGASREATRLNVAMFNVHAMGGPEMMAAAAEGARSAAGETGMEKPAVLAVTVLTSLDSDALKLVGIDTSVEEEVERLARLAQEAGLDGVVASPREIALIRRACGRDFILVTPGVRPAETAKHDQRRVMTPGEALQAGADYLVIGRPIRLARDPVEAVERIVEEMEGV, from the coding sequence ATGAAACAGGCACGGAATCGGCTCATCTTCGCCCTGGATGTACCTGATCTTTACGAGGCAGAGCGGTATCTACGCATCCTCAGAGACCGGGTCGGACTTTTCAAGGTGGGCAAAGAGCTTTTCACCCATGCCGGGCCCAGGGTGGTGGAAATGATCGGAGAGATGGGACAGCGAACCTTCCTGGATCTGAAGTTCCATGACATTCCCAACACGGTGGGTGGAGCCAGCCGGGAAGCCACCAGGCTTAATGTGGCCATGTTCAATGTGCATGCCATGGGCGGCCCCGAGATGATGGCGGCCGCCGCCGAAGGGGCCCGTTCCGCGGCAGGGGAAACCGGCATGGAGAAGCCCGCCGTCCTGGCTGTGACGGTCCTGACGAGCCTCGATTCCGACGCCTTGAAGCTCGTGGGAATCGACACCTCCGTCGAAGAAGAGGTCGAGAGACTCGCCCGCCTTGCCCAAGAGGCTGGACTGGACGGCGTGGTCGCCTCTCCCCGTGAGATCGCCTTGATCCGCAGGGCGTGCGGCAGGGACTTCATTCTCGTGACACCCGGGGTCAGGCCTGCCGAAACGGCAAAGCACGATCAGAGACGGGTCATGACTCCGGGAGAGGCTCTCCAGGCAGGGGCAGACTACCTGGTCATCGGCCGGCCCATTCGCCTTGCAAGGGACCCTGTAGAAGCAGTGGAACGGATCGTCGAGGAGATGGAAGGGGTGTGA
- the rlmB gene encoding 23S rRNA (guanosine(2251)-2'-O)-methyltransferase RlmB: protein MTGGPTPRTGMKQFIYGIHPVIESLKAPETRVREILIARSRKGQPEKIIDLAGQKRVAVRYVERRDLTTLAKTGAHQGVIGVIEGRDYASMEELLSRWRRSGVRALILVLDSIQDPQNLGALIRTANVLGAHGVVIPKKGAAGITPAVVKASAGATAFTPIARVTNIASTLERLKQEGIWIVGTSGEAGKPIFGEDMTMDLAVVIGSEARGIRRRVSDACDLAVSIPMAGEISSLNASVAAGIVLYEIIRQRSLGTPPHEPGERGGSK, encoded by the coding sequence GTGACAGGAGGGCCAACCCCCCGGACCGGCATGAAGCAGTTCATCTACGGCATTCATCCCGTGATCGAATCCCTCAAGGCCCCGGAGACAAGGGTACGGGAAATCCTGATCGCCAGGAGCCGCAAAGGCCAGCCTGAGAAGATCATCGACCTGGCCGGGCAAAAGCGTGTCGCCGTCCGATATGTGGAAAGGAGGGATCTCACCACCCTTGCGAAGACCGGGGCTCACCAGGGCGTCATAGGCGTGATCGAAGGCCGTGATTACGCGTCCATGGAAGAACTCCTTTCCCGGTGGAGGAGAAGCGGCGTGAGGGCACTCATCCTCGTGCTCGACTCCATTCAGGACCCACAGAATCTCGGGGCCTTGATCCGGACTGCCAATGTCCTCGGGGCCCATGGAGTCGTCATCCCGAAGAAGGGAGCCGCGGGCATCACACCTGCCGTGGTGAAAGCCTCTGCCGGGGCCACGGCCTTTACCCCCATCGCCCGGGTCACCAACATCGCATCCACCCTGGAGAGGTTGAAGCAGGAGGGAATCTGGATCGTGGGTACGAGCGGCGAGGCAGGGAAGCCGATCTTCGGAGAGGACATGACAATGGATCTGGCAGTGGTTATAGGAAGCGAAGCCCGGGGGATACGGCGTAGGGTATCGGATGCCTGCGACCTTGCCGTCTCCATCCCCATGGCGGGAGAGATATCCTCTCTCAACGCATCCGTGGCGGCCGGAATTGTCCTCTACGAGATCATCCGGCAGAGGAGTCTCGGAACTCCACCCCATGAGCCCGGGGAGAGGGGAGGCTCCAAATGA
- the gcvPB gene encoding aminomethyl-transferring glycine dehydrogenase subunit GcvPB: MKKGKTLLKENYHAARWQEPLIMEMGSPGERGVYPPQVEEEVREAVGDVLSTIPEGMRREGFPGLPEVAQPHVLRHFIRLSQETMGTDVNIDLGLGTCTMKYSPKVNETLARMAQMADIHPLQPDVTIQGILEIAYRFGKILGEICGMDSFSFQPGGGAPAIFTNASIIRAYHESKGEGDKRDEIVTTIFSHPANAAAPATAGYRLVTLYPDEDGYPDLRALQAAVSERTAGMMITNPEDTGIFNPRIREYTDTVHAVGGLCALDQANANGILGIARARDLGFDLCHFNLHKTFSSPHGSEGPGCGAVGVRKELARFLPVPVVDFDGSRYYLNYDLPHSIGKVRAFLGNLQVVLRAYAWVMALGPDGIRTAAETAVLNNNYLARKLSRIRGVSVPYAKGKFRLQEVRYSWETLKEETGIGTEDVNRRIVDFGVNNYFTSHEPWVVPEPFTLEPTDSYSRKDLDEYAEIVGRVSDEAYGNPDVVRSAPHRTSIAKMDESILHDPGRVVVTWRAWLKRKAGTR; encoded by the coding sequence ATGAAAAAAGGTAAGACACTGCTCAAGGAGAACTACCATGCGGCCCGGTGGCAGGAACCCCTTATCATGGAGATGGGAAGCCCGGGTGAGAGGGGGGTCTATCCGCCTCAGGTCGAGGAAGAGGTCAGGGAGGCTGTGGGTGATGTGCTTTCAACCATACCGGAAGGAATGCGGCGGGAGGGATTTCCCGGGCTTCCGGAAGTGGCCCAGCCTCACGTTCTCAGGCATTTCATACGGCTTTCCCAGGAGACAATGGGAACAGACGTCAATATCGATCTCGGCCTTGGCACGTGCACAATGAAATACAGCCCAAAAGTCAACGAAACCCTGGCCAGAATGGCTCAAATGGCCGACATCCATCCCCTCCAGCCCGATGTGACGATCCAGGGTATCCTTGAGATTGCCTATCGATTCGGCAAGATCCTGGGGGAGATCTGCGGGATGGATTCTTTCAGCTTTCAACCTGGGGGCGGCGCACCGGCCATATTCACCAATGCCTCTATCATCAGGGCGTACCATGAGTCCAAAGGGGAAGGGGACAAGAGGGACGAGATCGTTACAACTATCTTCTCACACCCTGCCAACGCCGCGGCCCCGGCAACAGCGGGGTATAGGCTGGTGACACTCTATCCCGATGAAGACGGTTATCCGGATCTCAGGGCTCTGCAGGCCGCAGTCTCAGAGCGGACAGCGGGTATGATGATAACGAACCCCGAGGACACCGGGATCTTCAACCCCAGAATCCGGGAGTACACCGATACGGTCCATGCCGTCGGCGGGCTGTGCGCCCTTGATCAGGCAAACGCCAATGGGATACTGGGCATTGCAAGGGCTCGGGATCTCGGCTTCGATCTCTGTCATTTCAACCTCCATAAGACCTTTTCCTCTCCTCACGGCTCTGAGGGACCGGGCTGTGGTGCCGTGGGCGTGAGGAAGGAGCTTGCCCGCTTTCTACCCGTGCCTGTGGTAGATTTTGACGGCAGCAGATACTACCTGAACTATGACCTTCCTCACAGTATCGGTAAGGTCAGGGCTTTTCTGGGAAATCTCCAGGTGGTTTTGAGGGCCTATGCCTGGGTCATGGCCTTGGGACCGGACGGCATAAGGACAGCTGCTGAAACCGCCGTGTTAAACAACAACTACCTCGCCAGGAAGCTGAGCCGGATTCGTGGAGTCTCCGTCCCTTACGCCAAGGGCAAGTTCCGGCTCCAGGAGGTGAGGTACAGCTGGGAGACGCTCAAGGAAGAGACAGGGATCGGCACGGAGGATGTGAACCGGCGGATCGTCGATTTTGGAGTGAACAACTACTTCACCAGCCACGAACCGTGGGTGGTGCCGGAACCTTTCACGCTGGAACCGACGGATTCATACTCCAGGAAGGATCTCGACGAATACGCCGAGATAGTCGGGCGGGTCTCTGATGAGGCGTATGGGAATCCGGATGTCGTCCGGTCCGCGCCTCACCGGACCTCGATAGCCAAGATGGATGAGAGCATCCTGCACGATCCCGGCAGAGTCGTCGTGACGTGGAGGGCATGGCTTAAGCGGAAGGCCGGAACCCGCTGA
- the gcvPA gene encoding aminomethyl-transferring glycine dehydrogenase subunit GcvPA — protein MEKKVYPYIPNSAPKVRTGMLREIGVKDVGELYSEIPPGLRLDGRLKIPEPLLSEFDLRRHVESLLFKNKTCKEYINFLGGGCWQHFVPAVCDEINSRGEFLTAYAGGTYSDHGKHQAWFEFQSLLAELIDMDVVGFPTYDWSTAATSSVLMACRLTNRKEIIVPRNLHPEKLSQMKNFCKAAASVRQVGYDTRTGQMDLEDLREKVSSATAAVYFENPGYLGGIESHGREISRIAHANGALSVVGVDPISLGLLAPPSKYGADIVCGDVQPLGVHMYCGGGLCGFIGSRDDERYMAEYPTLLETIGPTEREGEWGFGWATLERTSYVKRELSEDFTGTSTGLWAITAAVYLALLGPQGMRDVGEAIMQKSHYAMKRLATLDGVRAPVFECATFKEFVVNFDDTGRSVKEINMALLDEGIFGGKDLSEDFPELSQSALYCVTEVISKENIDRLVTSLGEVLR, from the coding sequence AAAAGAAGGTGTATCCCTACATACCGAACTCCGCCCCGAAGGTGAGGACTGGGATGCTTAGAGAGATCGGCGTGAAGGACGTGGGGGAGCTTTACAGCGAGATTCCCCCAGGACTCAGGCTGGACGGGCGTCTGAAGATTCCGGAGCCCCTCCTTTCCGAATTCGATCTAAGGCGACACGTTGAATCTCTGCTGTTCAAGAACAAGACCTGCAAGGAATACATCAACTTCCTGGGTGGTGGCTGCTGGCAGCATTTCGTCCCGGCGGTTTGTGATGAGATCAATTCTAGAGGGGAATTCCTGACGGCTTATGCCGGCGGTACCTATTCAGATCACGGAAAGCACCAGGCGTGGTTCGAGTTCCAGAGCCTGCTGGCCGAGCTCATCGACATGGATGTCGTCGGGTTTCCCACATACGACTGGTCTACGGCTGCCACCAGCTCGGTGCTCATGGCGTGCAGGCTCACGAATCGTAAGGAGATTATTGTTCCACGGAATCTCCATCCAGAAAAGCTCTCCCAGATGAAGAACTTCTGCAAGGCGGCCGCCAGTGTCCGGCAAGTGGGGTATGACACTCGAACAGGCCAGATGGACCTGGAGGACTTGAGGGAAAAGGTTTCATCTGCGACTGCAGCGGTCTACTTCGAGAACCCCGGTTATCTGGGCGGCATTGAGAGTCACGGCAGGGAGATCTCACGGATCGCACATGCCAACGGGGCTCTTTCGGTCGTGGGAGTCGATCCCATATCCTTGGGCCTGCTGGCCCCGCCAAGCAAGTACGGGGCCGACATCGTCTGTGGAGACGTGCAACCCCTCGGAGTGCACATGTATTGCGGCGGCGGGCTCTGTGGTTTCATCGGAAGCAGGGACGACGAGAGATATATGGCCGAATACCCCACCCTGCTGGAAACCATCGGCCCTACCGAGCGTGAAGGAGAATGGGGGTTCGGCTGGGCGACCCTGGAGCGGACCTCGTATGTGAAGCGGGAGCTTTCTGAGGATTTTACTGGAACATCGACAGGCCTCTGGGCAATAACCGCTGCCGTCTATCTGGCCCTTCTGGGTCCTCAGGGCATGCGGGATGTGGGTGAGGCCATCATGCAAAAATCCCATTATGCCATGAAGCGGTTGGCCACCCTTGACGGGGTGAGAGCCCCTGTCTTTGAGTGCGCAACATTCAAGGAATTTGTCGTCAATTTTGACGACACGGGTAGGTCTGTAAAGGAGATCAACATGGCTCTGCTTGACGAGGGAATCTTTGGAGGCAAGGATCTGTCAGAGGACTTTCCTGAACTCAGCCAGAGTGCACTCTATTGCGTGACAGAGGTGATCTCTAAAGAGAACATCGACAGGCTGGTCACATCCCTGGGAGAGGTTCTGCGATGA